A region from the Branchiostoma lanceolatum isolate klBraLanc5 chromosome 2, klBraLanc5.hap2, whole genome shotgun sequence genome encodes:
- the LOC136428838 gene encoding cilia- and flagella-associated protein 68-like, with protein MNLMSERDAPFCSMVRASGQGEVWTHTHDELKFTQFGWRSTTQEEGYRSKTLVGNWNEHHFDVEHQRVPKRLPSQYEHYFDTTYGSTLSTKPAGVPESLKHLAEREPIGFPGSQPELDPPLLKNEYNSFQTTSRAAYVDPRVRKEPVVPPENATQGVNNSPSKK; from the exons ATGAATCTGATGTCTGAACGCGACGCCCCGTTCTGCTCCATGGTGCGAGCGTCGGGCCAGGGCGAGGTCTGGACACACACGCACGACGAGCTCAAGTTCACCCAGTTCGGCTGGAG GTCCACCACACAGGAGGAGGGCTACCGGAGCAAAACGCTGGTGGGCAACTGGAACGAGCATCACTTCGACGTCGAGCATCAGAGAGTCCCGAAGCGGCTCCCCTCTCAATATGAACACTACTTCGACACCACCTACGGCAGTACACTGAGCACCAAGCCCGCGGGAGTACCGGAGTCCTTAAAACACCTCGCCGAACGGGAGCCCATCGGCTTTCCCGGCAGTCAACCCGAGCTGGACCCGCCGCTGCTTAAGAACGAGTACAACTCCTTCCAGACAACGTCACGGGCAGCGTACGTTGACCCCAGGGTCAGAAAGGAACCGGTGGTGCCGCCAGAAAATGCTACTCAGGGAGTGAACAATAGTCCAAGCAAGAAGTAA
- the LOC136428837 gene encoding EARP and GARP complex-interacting protein 1-like has protein sequence MEDDAPVIYGLEFQARALTPQVAETDAIRFLVGTQSLKFENQIHQIDFDDENNILNKNVFLHQPGEVWHVSASPADKAVLTTVYNKTSEQKAEMCGAVWRIPSEFDASANDAQDDASASAQALELLCHLDDGNHSNMVSTVWEPAGDGKKLISLTENNILMWDLDVSSSQAKLSSSATLEGKGNPKFTAGRWNPHHNCTQMATANDTTIRGWDVRTMQQVYCIDNAHGQLVRELDFNPNKQYYLVSCGDDCNVKFWDVRNSTEPVLTLSEHSHWVWSVRYNHFHDQLVLTSSSDSRVILHNMVSISSEPFGHLIDEDDDSEEDEENKKEKPREPEKDGVIGTYEEHEDSVYAAEWSTADPWLFASLSYDGRLVINRVPKAVKYKILL, from the exons ATGGAAGACGACGCTCCTGTGATCTACGGTCTAGAGTTCCAG GCCCGTGCCCTGACACCTCAGGTAGCAGAGACAGACGCTATCCGCTTCCTGGTCGGCACTCAGTCCctcaagtttgaaaatcag atccacCAGATTGACTTTGATGATGAGAATAACATCCTGAACAAGAATGTGTTCCTGCACCAGCCGGGAGAAGTCTGGCACGTCAGCGCCAGCCCTGCGGACAAGGCCGTGCTCACGACGGTGTACAATAAGA CTTCAGAACAGAAAGCTGAGATGTGTGGTGCAGTGTGGAGAATCCCCTCAGAGTTTGATGCTTCAGCCAATGACGCACAGGACGACGCCTCTGCCTCCGCACAGGCACTAGAGCTGCTCTGTCACCTTGACGATGGTAACCATAGTAACATGGTCAG CACGGTGTGGGAGCCCGCTGGTGATGGGAAGAAACTGATCTCACTCACAGAGAACAACATCCTCATGTGGGACCTGGATGTTAGCAGCTCTCAGGCTAAG TTGTCCAGTTCGGCCACCCTGGAGGGCAAGGGTAACCCCAAGTTCACTGCAGGCAGGTGGAACCCACACCACAACTGCACACAGATGGCCACTGCCAATGACACCACCATCAGGGGCTGGGACGTCAGGACCATGCA acaggtgTATTGCATTGACAATGCCCATGGTCAGCTGGTGAGAGAGCTGGACTTCAACCCCAACAAACAGTACTACCTGGTCAGCTGTGGGGACGACTGTAACGTCAAATTCTGGGACGTCAGAAATTCTACTGAACCCGTTCTGACTCTATCTGAACATTCACACTG GGTGTGGAGTGTCCGGTACAACCACTTCCATGACCAGTTGGTCCTGACGTCCAGCAGTGACAGCAGGGTCATCCTGCACAACATGGTGTCCATCTCCTCCGAACCCTTCGGCCATCTGATCgatgaagatgatgacagcGAGGAGGATGAAgagaacaagaaagaaaa ACCCAGAGAGCCAGAGAAGGATGGAGTGATTGGCACATACGAGGAGCATGAAGACAGTGTGTACGCTGCAGAGTGGTCCACAGCTGACCCTTGGCTGTTTGCTTCCCTTAGTTATGATGGTCGCCTGGTTATAAACAGAGTCCCAAAAGCTGTGAAGTACAAAATCCTCCTATAG
- the LOC136428839 gene encoding uncharacterized protein has product MAATHRKVVCCILLTLLLVFILSMVHLNGDAMSDGELGLFLQFKKSGTKKKARDDSEEGGQDRRHLEAHGDRKQEGRTTTEVLQGRAEGDEEDYEGEGIGEGGEAEENSDSKLSFSVVNMDRLNDESANGPAYSGYMVGLFLTVSAVAVLGVAVKGAVFLSRRGRRRSTKS; this is encoded by the exons ATGGCTGCCACGCACAGAAAAGTCGTCTGCTGTATTCTATTGACATTACTATTGGTTTTTATACTGAGTATGGTTCATCTCAACGGTGATGCTATGTCGGACGGCGAACTAG GGCTCTTTCTTCAGTTCAAGAAGTCAGGAACCAAAAAGAAAGCCCGAGACGACAGCGAAGAAGGTGGACAAGACAGGAGACACCTCGAAGCCCACGGAGACAGAAAACAAGAAGGGCGTACGACGACAGAGGTGTTACAAGGCAGAGCTGAAGGAGACGAGGAGGACTACGAAGGAGAAGGCatcggggaggggggcgaagcgGAGGAGAACAGTGATAGCAAGTTGTCCTTCAGCGTGGTGAACATGGACCGTCTTAATGATGAATCTGCCAACGGTCCTGCATATTCAG GATACATGGTCGGACTTTTCCTCACAGTTTCTGCTGTAGCGGTTCTGGGAGTTGCTGTCAAAGGCGCGGTGTTTCTATCAAG ACGCGGGAGAAGACGATCAACAAAATCCTGA